One window of the Pseudoxanthomonas sp. CF385 genome contains the following:
- a CDS encoding stage II sporulation protein M encodes MRQEQFVARHQAEWVAFESWLLARGESARRARKERNTGTLTDDDVPARYRRICQQLALARARGYSPVVVDRLQALMQQGHGVLYRTPAPRWQRAARFLLADFPRLVRSEAGCMAVAAVAFVFPLVLMFVLLQLRPELVYSLASPEQVAMYERMYDPSDPRHALGRESGSDWQMFGVYIWNNISIGLKTFAGGLVAGVGALFVLIANGIGIGTVFGHLQQIGYGDPLWRFVCGHAPFELTALVLAGGAGLRLGLALIAPGRHRRIDALAIAGTKGARLCLGVAFMLLVAAFIEAFWSSTQSIPAVVKYSVSGVLWTLVALWLSLGGRGVADED; translated from the coding sequence ATGAGGCAGGAACAGTTCGTCGCCCGCCACCAGGCCGAATGGGTGGCGTTCGAATCCTGGCTGCTGGCCCGCGGCGAAAGCGCGCGGCGCGCGCGCAAGGAGCGCAACACCGGCACGCTGACCGACGACGACGTGCCCGCGCGCTACCGCCGCATCTGCCAGCAGCTGGCGCTGGCCCGTGCGCGCGGCTACAGCCCGGTGGTGGTGGATCGCCTGCAGGCGTTGATGCAGCAGGGCCACGGCGTGCTGTACCGCACGCCCGCGCCGCGCTGGCAGCGGGCCGCACGCTTCCTGCTGGCGGACTTCCCGCGGTTGGTGCGCAGCGAAGCCGGGTGCATGGCCGTGGCCGCGGTGGCGTTCGTGTTCCCGCTGGTGCTGATGTTCGTGCTGCTGCAGCTGCGCCCGGAACTGGTGTACAGCCTCGCATCGCCCGAACAGGTCGCGATGTACGAGCGCATGTACGACCCGAGCGATCCGCGCCACGCGCTGGGCCGCGAGAGCGGCTCGGACTGGCAAATGTTCGGCGTCTACATCTGGAACAACATCAGCATCGGCCTGAAGACGTTCGCCGGCGGGCTGGTGGCGGGCGTCGGTGCGTTGTTCGTGCTGATCGCCAACGGCATCGGCATCGGTACCGTGTTCGGCCACCTGCAGCAGATCGGGTACGGCGATCCGCTGTGGCGCTTCGTCTGCGGGCACGCGCCGTTCGAACTCACCGCGCTGGTGCTGGCCGGTGGCGCCGGCCTGCGGCTGGGACTGGCGCTGATCGCGCCCGGCCGCCACCGGCGCATCGACGCGCTGGCCATCGCCGGCACGAAGGGCGCGCGGCTGTGCCTGGGCGTGGCCTTCATGCTGCTGGTCGCGGCCTTCATCGAGGCGTTCTGGTCCTCGACGCAATCCATCCCGGCGGTGGTGAAGTACAGCGTGTCCGGCGTGCTGTGGACGCTGGTGG
- a CDS encoding RDD family protein, giving the protein MLDTYREVVTPEGVPLHLPAAGPVPRALAWSIDLMVRFGLLSVLGMVLALLGKTGEGLYLIGLFLLFWAYPIVLEAVWQGQTVGKKALGLRVVAADGAPVGWLAAITRNLLRTVDMLPFGYAAGLVSCLADTHARRLGDMVAGTLVVHATGEREHAPAPANDVFAPPAGLRPEEQGAVVAFGERAPHLTPSRQEELANLVAPVTGARGQVGVQRLYGMANWLLGRR; this is encoded by the coding sequence CGCCGCCGGTCCGGTGCCGCGCGCGCTGGCGTGGAGCATCGACCTGATGGTGCGCTTCGGCCTGCTGAGCGTGCTGGGCATGGTGCTGGCGCTGCTGGGCAAGACCGGCGAAGGCCTCTACCTGATCGGGCTGTTCCTGCTGTTCTGGGCCTATCCCATCGTCCTCGAGGCGGTGTGGCAGGGGCAGACCGTCGGCAAGAAGGCGCTGGGGCTTCGGGTGGTGGCGGCCGACGGTGCGCCGGTGGGCTGGCTGGCGGCGATTACCCGCAACCTGCTGCGCACTGTGGACATGCTGCCCTTCGGCTATGCCGCCGGGCTGGTGTCGTGCCTGGCCGACACGCATGCACGCCGCCTCGGCGACATGGTCGCCGGCACGCTGGTGGTGCATGCGACCGGCGAGCGCGAGCACGCGCCGGCGCCGGCGAACGACGTCTTCGCGCCACCGGCCGGCCTGCGGCCGGAAGAGCAGGGTGCGGTCGTCGCCTTCGGTGAGCGTGCGCCGCACCTGACGCCGTCGCGGCAGGAGGAACTCGCCAACCTCGTGGCGCCGGTCACCGGCGCGCGCGGCCAGGTCGGTGTGCAGCGCCTGTACGGCATGGCCAACTGGTTGCTGGGGCGGCGATGA